One segment of Desulfosporosinus sp. Sb-LF DNA contains the following:
- a CDS encoding methyl-accepting chemotaxis protein, protein MSVKVRILAILIAFALVPVLVGGGINYWTVYNDLSKTEREQAMFATQASANTMTILGQQMEQAAKTYGFWDDSHSAIQAKDTAWIVDNINVAADDFGIDFGITMDGTGTVLNSFGKETYTGDLRQQPLLKRAIAGEKILSGVYQAQKGLAFVGVAQVLGTKGTGVKAGYLVFGKYLTTDQIETVKKMTGSDLSVLPKAGQALVTNKQFTSNGINGSVVHSVGNGVSYLTSYTPLKDINNEEIGQLAITITANASMEARNDLLKVFLVIVIVSILLAIVIGLIAANVLIKPIVITSGLLKEVTAGDFSHEHKIESKGEIGEMLNAYNGMVGGLRVYVQGTNDSAEELANSTNMFSVNIDFLANASEEITRGVQEVASMVQNVQTNTKMTVDSVKRMTESIREISGNSLGVYELANQTAQLAESGVTEIESAVSQMNTILGQSKTMENEVVHLDENSQKVGQITEVITAIASQTNLLALNAAIEAARAGENGRGFSVVADEVRKLAEGATRAANEIKSIVFEIQKGTENVTNSILNEARSIAEGAELVRNAGQSFAEIQQAALHVTDKAMDITTETKQLASDSDDAVNIIMKAEENAVQVANSAQSIAAATQEQSASVQEVAGTIGSLNTMAQRLKDLSSKFKI, encoded by the coding sequence ATGTCAGTAAAAGTTAGAATTCTAGCGATCCTTATCGCATTCGCCTTAGTCCCAGTGCTAGTTGGCGGAGGAATTAACTACTGGACAGTTTATAATGACTTGTCGAAAACAGAACGCGAGCAGGCGATGTTTGCTACGCAGGCATCGGCCAATACTATGACTATATTAGGTCAACAGATGGAGCAAGCGGCAAAAACCTATGGCTTTTGGGATGATTCACATTCTGCTATTCAAGCTAAAGATACTGCTTGGATTGTTGATAATATAAATGTTGCCGCCGATGATTTCGGTATTGACTTTGGAATTACAATGGACGGGACCGGAACCGTTTTAAATTCGTTTGGAAAAGAGACATACACAGGTGATTTGCGACAACAGCCGTTACTAAAAAGAGCCATCGCAGGGGAAAAGATATTATCGGGAGTCTATCAGGCCCAAAAGGGATTGGCCTTTGTGGGTGTAGCTCAAGTGCTAGGAACTAAGGGAACGGGCGTAAAAGCTGGATATCTTGTATTCGGTAAATACCTAACAACAGACCAAATTGAAACTGTTAAAAAGATGACTGGGTCAGACCTATCTGTGTTACCAAAAGCAGGTCAAGCATTAGTTACAAATAAGCAATTTACAAGTAACGGAATCAACGGTTCAGTCGTGCATAGTGTTGGAAACGGTGTATCTTACTTAACAAGTTATACTCCCTTAAAAGATATAAATAATGAGGAAATAGGTCAACTCGCAATTACAATCACAGCAAACGCCAGTATGGAGGCTAGGAATGACTTATTAAAAGTTTTCTTAGTGATTGTTATTGTCAGTATTTTATTGGCAATTGTTATTGGACTTATAGCTGCTAATGTACTTATTAAACCGATTGTTATCACGTCCGGACTCTTAAAGGAGGTGACGGCAGGAGACTTTAGTCACGAACATAAAATTGAGTCAAAAGGCGAAATAGGAGAAATGTTAAATGCCTATAACGGCATGGTCGGTGGCCTACGGGTTTATGTCCAGGGGACAAACGATAGTGCCGAAGAATTAGCCAACTCAACCAACATGTTTTCGGTCAATATCGACTTCCTGGCCAATGCAAGTGAAGAAATAACAAGGGGTGTTCAAGAAGTCGCTAGTATGGTACAAAATGTCCAGACGAATACGAAGATGACCGTGGATTCAGTCAAGAGGATGACTGAAAGTATCCGAGAAATATCCGGCAATTCTTTGGGTGTTTACGAACTAGCGAATCAAACCGCTCAGCTTGCTGAATCCGGTGTTACGGAAATAGAATCTGCTGTAAGCCAAATGAACACTATTCTAGGCCAATCTAAGACAATGGAGAATGAAGTAGTTCACCTTGATGAGAACTCACAGAAAGTCGGACAAATAACTGAAGTAATAACAGCCATCGCATCACAGACCAATTTATTAGCCTTGAATGCAGCCATTGAAGCAGCAAGAGCTGGTGAGAATGGTCGAGGGTTTTCGGTCGTTGCTGATGAAGTAAGGAAACTCGCTGAAGGTGCTACTAGGGCGGCAAATGAAATAAAATCAATTGTCTTTGAAATCCAGAAGGGGACAGAGAATGTTACGAATTCCATCTTAAATGAGGCTCGCTCGATTGCCGAGGGAGCAGAGCTTGTAAGAAATGCTGGACAGTCATTTGCAGAAATTCAGCAAGCAGCGCTGCATGTTACGGACAAGGCTATGGATATTACGACAGAAACCAAGCAATTAGCAAGTGATAGTGATGATGCTGTCAATATCATTATGAAAGCAGAAGAAAACGCAGTGCAAGTAGCCAATAGTGCTCAAAGCATTGCCGCAGCAACCCAGGAACAATCGGCATCTGTTCAAGAAGTAGCCGGTACAATTGGGAGTCTGAATACGATGGCGCAGAGACTAAAAGACCTAAGTAGTAAATTTAAAATCTAA
- a CDS encoding EamA family transporter encodes MNLISEVRPLAVALFSIVLGATGQFLFRLGMLQYGKVTVTGIWRQLGSILLTPAIFFGFACFGVSSILWLVVISRWELSFAYPLVALGYVLAILYGTLLLHETITIPKILGSLLILAGISVLGFWGT; translated from the coding sequence ATGAATCTTATATCCGAAGTGCGTCCTTTAGCCGTCGCTTTGTTTTCTATAGTATTAGGTGCCACCGGACAGTTTTTATTTCGCCTAGGAATGTTACAGTATGGTAAAGTAACGGTCACGGGAATTTGGCGACAACTCGGATCGATCCTTTTGACCCCAGCAATATTTTTCGGTTTCGCATGCTTTGGGGTCAGCTCTATTCTCTGGCTTGTTGTTATATCTCGTTGGGAGCTTAGCTTTGCGTATCCACTCGTTGCATTGGGGTATGTGCTGGCGATTCTTTATGGTACTTTGCTACTCCACGAAACGATCACGATTCCTAAAATCCTTGGAAGTTTACTGATTCTAGCGGGGATTAGTGTTCTAGGATTCTGGGGAACTTAA